The following proteins are encoded in a genomic region of Leptospiraceae bacterium:
- a CDS encoding DUF2784 domain-containing protein: MESKSLLVWFVLDFVLEVFHLSLVLFNLFGWIFPRLRLAHFVSLNLVFLSWVGLGYFYGWGYCPITDYHWYVKAQKGEVNLPYSYIDYTLQRFGLFFPPEKIDFYVLWITIGLYLISLFFFIKRIRKNSKNF, translated from the coding sequence ATGGAGAGTAAAAGTCTTTTAGTTTGGTTCGTATTGGATTTTGTTTTAGAAGTTTTTCATCTTTCATTGGTTTTGTTTAATCTGTTTGGTTGGATTTTTCCGAGATTACGACTCGCTCATTTTGTAAGTTTAAACTTGGTTTTTTTGTCTTGGGTGGGACTGGGATATTTTTACGGCTGGGGATATTGTCCTATCACAGATTACCATTGGTATGTAAAAGCCCAGAAGGGAGAAGTAAACCTTCCTTATTCATATATTGACTATACACTTCAACGATTTGGATTGTTTTTCCCTCCAGAAAAAATTGATTTTTATGTTTTGTGGATTACGATTGGTTTGTATTTGATTTCTCTTTTCTTTTTTATAAAAAGAATTCGAAAAAATTCAAAGAATTTTTAA
- a CDS encoding YihY/virulence factor BrkB family protein — MLKFKQGFRNTLNFFIHAFLFFYKDKLHIRANAIAYSIIVAIIPLLTVLIRIANIQQEELLKQINQIFSLYGIVGVQPILDIIQDILNRANTISGIGILFLIYSSLNIFQHLEESANQIFKSTSRGFLVRTSIFTTWLIFIPAVLIFLFEFSKRVEGFFKPPNYIQITYSKNFYTLTEKKTIEVFNENFEFIESINFLEKVDFLVLNRRIIINDEPFDYDLTGDFIKSLLKKPVGFFVQNDFILVSYQPAFLFFSFDGGLNWDFRYFLFSHKGKTYEFPIIEDIAFYKNQIFVLLTTGKQSYFLVMDKNFFEIKNKLVFETYFNKIFFYNDDVYLSSKGSFLVIDINKWSMKNFTIPQFSNLIENAYFFKEHVLLLSQTKRVAFWEKEKIHYPLIRINQLENIKGMKFFSDGTGFLYGLKEIRFSLNQGKDWYLAKFYDSNEKEVSLSSINDVYHYKQNFVFIGEQNSWYKAQVFSITIDPKSDLPLIKFRVLKYYEPSKEKLLLPKIVLIILNYFYVVIVFTFFYLILPNKKIRFVSAFLGGLVGATGVVLFMSIFQLIIPLFSSTYFVYGIWFSIPIGLLILLASIQIFLFGLEVTRVHMTKVYQRFDAMGKLKIL; from the coding sequence ATGTTGAAATTCAAACAAGGCTTTAGAAATACATTGAACTTTTTCATTCATGCCTTTCTATTTTTTTATAAAGACAAATTACATATTCGAGCAAATGCGATTGCTTATTCTATCATAGTAGCTATCATCCCACTTTTAACGGTTCTTATACGAATTGCCAACATACAACAAGAAGAATTATTAAAGCAAATCAATCAAATTTTTTCTTTGTACGGAATTGTGGGAGTTCAACCCATTCTGGATATCATCCAAGACATTCTGAATCGTGCAAATACCATTAGTGGGATTGGGATTTTGTTTTTGATCTACTCTTCTTTAAACATCTTTCAACATTTAGAAGAAAGTGCAAACCAAATTTTTAAATCCACTTCTCGAGGTTTTCTTGTTCGGACTTCTATTTTTACTACTTGGCTGATTTTTATTCCAGCTGTTTTGATTTTTTTGTTTGAGTTTTCAAAACGTGTCGAAGGTTTCTTTAAACCTCCTAACTATATTCAAATTACCTACAGCAAAAACTTTTATACTTTAACCGAAAAGAAAACCATTGAAGTTTTCAATGAAAACTTCGAGTTTATAGAAAGTATTAACTTTTTAGAGAAAGTTGATTTTTTGGTTCTCAATCGTAGGATCATCATTAATGACGAGCCCTTTGATTATGATTTAACGGGAGATTTCATCAAATCCCTTTTGAAAAAACCTGTTGGTTTTTTCGTTCAAAATGATTTTATTTTGGTGAGTTATCAACCTGCCTTTTTGTTTTTTAGCTTTGATGGAGGTTTGAATTGGGATTTTCGTTATTTTTTATTCTCCCATAAAGGAAAGACCTATGAGTTCCCAATCATTGAAGATATAGCCTTTTACAAAAATCAAATTTTTGTTTTGCTCACCACGGGAAAACAATCCTACTTTTTGGTTATGGATAAAAACTTTTTCGAAATCAAAAACAAACTCGTCTTCGAAACCTACTTCAATAAAATCTTCTTTTACAATGATGATGTGTATCTAAGTAGCAAAGGTTCATTCTTAGTAATAGACATCAATAAATGGAGTATGAAAAACTTTACTATTCCTCAGTTCTCTAACTTGATAGAAAATGCCTATTTTTTTAAAGAGCATGTTTTACTTTTGAGTCAAACGAAGCGTGTTGCTTTTTGGGAAAAGGAAAAGATTCATTATCCTCTTATCAGAATCAACCAATTAGAAAACATCAAAGGTATGAAGTTTTTCTCAGATGGCACAGGGTTTCTTTATGGATTGAAAGAAATACGTTTCTCTCTGAATCAAGGGAAAGACTGGTACTTAGCGAAATTTTATGACAGCAACGAAAAAGAAGTATCGTTATCTTCTATCAATGATGTTTACCATTATAAACAAAATTTTGTTTTTATTGGGGAACAAAATAGTTGGTATAAGGCACAAGTTTTTTCTATAACTATTGATCCCAAATCAGACTTACCTTTGATTAAATTTCGTGTATTAAAATATTATGAACCTTCAAAAGAAAAATTACTTTTGCCTAAGATTGTATTAATTATTCTCAACTATTTTTATGTGGTTATAGTTTTTACGTTTTTTTACCTTATTCTGCCAAATAAGAAGATTCGTTTTGTTTCAGCATTTTTAGGAGGTTTGGTAGGAGCTACAGGTGTAGTTCTATTTATGTCGATTTTTCAACTTATCATACCGCTTTTTTCGAGTACTTATTTTGTCTATGGGATTTGGTTTTCCATACCGATTGGTCTTTTGATTTTACTTGCCTCAATCCAAATCTTTTTGTTTGGTTTAGAAGTCACTCGGGTTCACATGACAAAGGTTTATCAACGTTTTGATGCTATGGGTAAATTAAAAATTCTTTGA
- the purB gene encoding adenylosuccinate lyase: MIERYSNPEISQVWSLENKYRLWLKIELEVCEAWHRRGVISDEEIQEIRQKANFNPQRIEEIEKEVHHDVIAFVTNVKEFVGEAGRWIHYGLTSSDVVDTATSLQLVQSSEILLKKINQLIEVLKELALRYKDLPMIGRTHGVHAEPITLGFKFAQFYAEMLRNKQRLEHAKQEIAVGKLSGAVGTFSNIDPDIEEEVCARLGLQPEKISTQVISRDRHAFFLSVLGIIAGTLEKIAQEIRLLQKTESREVEEPFLEGQKGSSAMPHKRNPVISERICGLARVIQSNVITAYRNIPLWHERDISHSSAERVILPDSTIALDYILDKTYFVLKNLHIYPKNMEKVMEMNRGLIFSQKLLLHLVKKGLDRDKAYSLVQRASMHVWNHTNSTLKEEVQKREEISQYFSSPSEIEEIFDYQPYLRHINFLYKRLGLL, from the coding sequence ATGATCGAAAGATATAGCAATCCTGAGATTTCTCAGGTTTGGAGCTTAGAAAACAAATATCGTTTGTGGCTCAAGATTGAGTTGGAAGTCTGTGAGGCATGGCATCGTCGTGGCGTGATTTCTGATGAGGAAATTCAAGAAATCCGACAAAAGGCTAATTTCAACCCTCAAAGAATCGAAGAAATTGAAAAAGAAGTTCATCATGATGTGATCGCCTTTGTCACCAATGTAAAAGAATTTGTTGGAGAAGCTGGTCGCTGGATTCATTATGGACTTACTAGTTCTGATGTCGTTGATACAGCCACTTCTCTTCAATTGGTGCAAAGTAGCGAAATCCTACTTAAAAAGATCAACCAACTGATAGAGGTTCTAAAAGAACTTGCCCTACGATACAAAGATCTTCCCATGATAGGAAGAACTCATGGTGTCCATGCTGAACCCATTACGTTGGGATTTAAATTTGCTCAGTTCTACGCAGAAATGCTGAGGAATAAACAACGATTGGAACACGCAAAACAAGAAATTGCTGTAGGAAAGCTCAGTGGAGCTGTGGGAACATTCTCAAACATTGATCCTGATATCGAAGAAGAAGTATGTGCTCGTTTAGGTCTTCAACCCGAAAAGATTTCTACCCAAGTTATTAGTCGGGATCGTCATGCCTTCTTTTTGTCAGTCTTAGGAATTATTGCCGGAACCTTAGAGAAAATTGCCCAAGAAATACGTCTTCTACAAAAAACTGAAAGTCGTGAAGTCGAAGAACCTTTCCTAGAAGGACAAAAAGGATCCAGCGCCATGCCCCACAAAAGGAATCCTGTTATTAGCGAGCGAATCTGTGGATTAGCTCGAGTTATCCAATCCAACGTTATCACTGCCTATCGAAATATACCCCTATGGCATGAACGAGATATTTCCCATTCCTCTGCCGAAAGAGTAATATTGCCAGACTCAACGATTGCCTTGGACTATATTTTAGATAAAACCTATTTTGTTTTGAAGAATCTTCACATTTATCCAAAAAACATGGAAAAAGTCATGGAAATGAATCGAGGATTGATTTTTTCCCAAAAACTTTTACTTCATTTAGTAAAAAAGGGTTTGGATCGAGATAAAGCCTATTCTTTAGTTCAAAGGGCTTCAATGCATGTTTGGAATCATACCAACTCAACTTTAAAAGAAGAAGTCCAGAAACGAGAAGAAATTTCTCAGTATTTTTCTTCTCCCTCAGAAATAGAAGAAATCTTTGATTATCAACCCTACTTGAGGCATATCAACTTTTTATATAAGCGATTGGGGTTATTATAG
- a CDS encoding response regulator → MARILVVDDAKFMRTLVKDALTSKGHVIVGEAENGNQAIELYEKLKPDLVTMDITMREKDGLEAAAEILKKDPNARIIMVTALGQEDLLARAIKMGVKDFVVKPFPPERLIQATEKALS, encoded by the coding sequence ATGGCAAGAATTTTAGTAGTTGATGATGCTAAATTCATGAGAACTTTAGTAAAAGATGCCCTTACCTCAAAGGGGCATGTAATTGTGGGTGAGGCGGAAAACGGAAATCAAGCAATTGAACTATATGAGAAATTAAAACCAGATTTAGTTACAATGGACATAACTATGAGGGAGAAGGATGGATTAGAAGCAGCTGCTGAAATCCTCAAGAAGGACCCTAATGCAAGAATCATTATGGTGACAGCTCTAGGTCAAGAGGATCTTTTGGCAAGAGCTATCAAAATGGGGGTTAAAGATTTTGTTGTAAAACCATTCCCACCCGAACGACTAATTCAAGCAACAGAAAAAGCTCTTTCTTAA
- a CDS encoding segregation/condensation protein A, which yields MHGNETQSIESFLVKWKGPNGEEEGPLYVLWQLIESYKVDIFEVSLQRITEDFLNFIRKAKEWKIELASNFALIASKLIFYKSRILLPDPGFVEEDQDRLPKEMIQQLLEYRKYQQAAEHLQEIQEFSEGIFTKNNHYVFWDYEETYSINDLIRVYAQFLKSKQQTKRDSFIEIELENITVEEKMNFILEVLQDNIHIGLFDLFENHYQISLIEFIVTFLAILELARLRKVIIEQKYIFGPILIFKNTAIVR from the coding sequence ATGCACGGTAATGAAACCCAATCTATTGAGTCTTTTTTAGTTAAGTGGAAAGGTCCGAATGGAGAAGAAGAAGGACCTTTATATGTTTTATGGCAACTGATTGAGTCATATAAAGTTGATATCTTCGAAGTTTCACTTCAAAGAATAACAGAAGATTTTTTGAATTTTATTCGCAAAGCTAAGGAATGGAAGATTGAATTAGCCTCTAACTTTGCTTTAATTGCTTCAAAATTAATCTTTTACAAAAGTAGGATTTTGCTTCCTGATCCTGGTTTTGTCGAGGAAGATCAAGATCGCTTACCAAAAGAAATGATTCAACAACTACTTGAGTACCGAAAATACCAACAGGCTGCAGAACATCTGCAAGAAATACAAGAATTTTCTGAAGGAATATTTACGAAAAATAATCATTACGTTTTTTGGGATTACGAAGAGACCTACTCCATCAACGATCTAATCCGAGTTTATGCACAGTTTTTAAAGTCTAAACAACAAACAAAACGAGACTCTTTTATCGAAATCGAGCTCGAAAATATTACTGTAGAAGAAAAGATGAATTTTATTTTGGAAGTTCTTCAAGACAACATACACATTGGACTTTTTGACCTCTTCGAAAATCACTATCAAATTTCCCTAATAGAGTTCATTGTTACCTTTTTAGCCATTTTAGAACTAGCTCGCCTACGAAAAGTCATCATTGAACAAAAATATATTTTTGGTCCTATTTTGATTTTCAAAAACACCGCAATCGTTCGATAA
- a CDS encoding secondary thiamine-phosphate synthase enzyme YjbQ, with protein MVFQKILRISTDQRETLVDITHHVKYFLQEIQKQHNIQTGFVNVFAQGATAAIMIQENWDESVQRDVVQLLRKLIPRGVWEHDKQDGNGDAHLKAGIVGSSETIPIIEGKLGLSTWQNIFFCEFDGPRAQRNIVITIYGE; from the coding sequence ATGGTGTTTCAAAAGATCCTTCGAATTAGCACAGATCAGCGAGAAACATTAGTCGATATTACCCATCATGTAAAGTATTTCCTTCAAGAAATTCAAAAACAACATAACATCCAGACTGGCTTTGTGAATGTTTTTGCACAAGGAGCTACTGCGGCAATCATGATCCAAGAAAACTGGGATGAATCAGTCCAAAGAGATGTAGTTCAATTGTTAAGAAAACTCATACCACGAGGTGTTTGGGAACACGACAAACAAGACGGCAATGGCGATGCTCACCTCAAAGCAGGGATCGTAGGATCATCAGAAACTATTCCCATAATAGAAGGAAAATTAGGATTATCCACATGGCAAAATATTTTTTTCTGTGAGTTTGATGGACCCAGAGCTCAACGAAACATCGTTATTACCATTTATGGAGAGTAA
- a CDS encoding flavin reductase, translating into MLFSLDKLSIDEKKQLLGEVLIPRPIALILTKSGEERYSLSNISFFSIASYEPALLFFLIERKPDGSKKQTWLNIEERIDFSLFFLNETLQQKLHSKIISDQEEWELPQEELNYDKKISPLPILKESYLAFFCEKYQIIEIGDIPNGLILGKIKSIYVDNQFLENSKEINIKNPAELRSIVKIGLNKTISLIEIAHGVSKDPSN; encoded by the coding sequence ATGCTTTTTTCTTTAGATAAACTATCAATCGATGAAAAAAAACAACTTTTAGGAGAAGTCTTAATCCCTCGACCTATAGCTCTCATTTTGACAAAAAGTGGCGAGGAAAGATATAGTTTATCAAACATTTCGTTTTTTAGTATTGCTTCGTATGAACCTGCCTTGTTGTTTTTTTTAATAGAAAGAAAACCTGATGGTTCAAAAAAACAGACATGGCTCAACATCGAAGAACGTATCGATTTTTCGTTATTCTTTTTGAATGAAACCTTACAACAAAAACTTCACTCGAAAATCATAAGCGATCAGGAAGAATGGGAATTACCACAAGAAGAATTAAACTACGATAAAAAAATTTCTCCTTTACCCATTTTAAAAGAATCTTATCTGGCTTTTTTCTGCGAAAAGTACCAGATTATCGAAATTGGTGATATACCCAACGGTCTCATTTTGGGAAAAATCAAAAGCATTTATGTAGATAATCAGTTTTTAGAAAATTCGAAAGAAATAAACATCAAAAATCCAGCAGAACTTCGCTCGATAGTAAAAATTGGATTGAACAAAACTATTTCTTTGATAGAGATTGCTCATGGTGTTTCAAAAGATCCTTCGAATTAG
- the greA gene encoding transcription elongation factor GreA, translating to MSTIVDAKNKEIIQKLITFINEEKFIRDFSSYQLNKIEMYIQYAKQLANASKEDQSEALQLLADYKNNENEKSVLGRLIPPIIAFSQSLERDPSEENKLFDLIISVMNDFQLSSRWAIVEYIADQILSLFPKEIQKLRNHPNIVDVLRLKMDAKEKLVGKKETKTILKMIVEIDRKDFASRIRYAKLIQPEDPHEANKYLREAAEILAKENKTDKLDEIWKQLVDENFEDVKFFDRLERILSNNKNYSFIVASYQSIMEKFKEIEDWDTVIYFLKKIIQNALEAEKREESERRNKDPQSKGKRKESKILTKFREELIRAYKNKYKNHSLIDVFLRLSNLSNSKIPITIGINNFEKYIVFDAGNYVYHRTRGVGKIKEINDKFIIVDFEKYPNQKMSLDLAISNLQALQKDHLWVMDYENKEELKRIFEQDKIKFFMLLLNSYNRKITLSQIKKELFEKKLLTEKEWNKWWQETRKLLKENPMFGFNPKKRDEILMWERELSYSEELENKFNNVKEWEKKLEIAIESITMSPELTEKAAETIAEYFLAQESKMDPRDDKKKVIEIFLFFEYFKQVFPDNPIPKERKNKKEHIIEIIKGMDDEEIVKFFEELKITEFKKGYVDLVIESKENYPELLKKILFEGTIKIHKYIIDELDKRNHKELLSDFLYSLFRKYKENPELFLWFGKNIIHNNWEEEYDWISISKYDFILQLFRLIKFLSKLDIRGNKLRNSAIEAIFGTTNINLETLEKSKLKEFIQNGSEDFVLKLYIIFRDTPNIPQAHKENLWEFIKKIKPDISLISMQEEIEEEVVSLLPPEDIVYITKEAIEKLRKHLDHLIYVEMPENAREIGEAQEKGDLRENAEYKAALERQDKLRAEIKKLEEELKKVRPIDPDKIRTDLVSIGTKVTLKDHEGNSLQYTILGPWDTDPELNIISYASPLGKSLIGKRVGDIAQLSSEKTFTIEKIEKAIE from the coding sequence ATGAGCACAATCGTAGATGCCAAAAACAAAGAAATCATTCAAAAATTAATTACATTTATCAACGAAGAAAAGTTCATACGTGATTTTTCATCTTATCAATTAAACAAAATAGAAATGTATATTCAATATGCAAAGCAATTGGCAAATGCATCCAAAGAAGATCAGTCAGAAGCTTTACAATTGTTAGCGGATTATAAAAATAACGAAAATGAAAAAAGTGTTCTTGGTAGGTTGATTCCCCCCATCATTGCTTTTAGCCAATCTTTGGAAAGAGACCCCTCAGAAGAAAATAAATTGTTTGATTTGATCATTTCTGTGATGAATGATTTTCAACTGTCATCACGTTGGGCAATTGTAGAGTACATAGCCGATCAAATCCTGAGTCTATTCCCAAAAGAAATACAGAAATTAAGAAATCATCCTAATATCGTAGATGTTTTACGTTTAAAGATGGATGCAAAAGAAAAATTGGTGGGGAAAAAAGAAACCAAAACCATACTCAAGATGATCGTTGAAATTGATCGAAAGGATTTTGCCTCAAGAATTCGTTATGCTAAGTTGATACAACCGGAAGATCCCCACGAAGCAAATAAGTATTTACGGGAAGCAGCAGAAATCTTAGCAAAAGAAAATAAAACCGACAAGCTAGACGAAATATGGAAGCAATTAGTTGATGAAAATTTCGAAGACGTCAAGTTCTTCGATCGCTTGGAAAGAATACTCAGTAATAATAAGAATTATTCCTTCATTGTGGCGAGTTATCAAAGCATCATGGAAAAATTCAAAGAAATAGAAGATTGGGATACAGTGATCTATTTCTTAAAAAAAATCATACAGAATGCATTGGAAGCTGAAAAACGTGAGGAAAGTGAACGAAGAAACAAAGATCCACAATCCAAAGGCAAAAGAAAAGAAAGTAAAATTTTGACCAAGTTTAGAGAAGAATTGATCCGAGCCTACAAAAATAAATATAAAAATCATTCCTTAATTGATGTTTTTTTGAGACTTTCGAATTTATCGAATTCAAAGATTCCTATTACTATCGGAATAAATAACTTTGAAAAGTATATTGTATTTGATGCTGGAAATTATGTTTATCACAGAACAAGAGGAGTGGGGAAAATCAAAGAAATCAATGACAAATTCATTATAGTAGATTTCGAGAAATATCCCAATCAAAAGATGTCTTTGGATTTAGCCATTTCGAATTTGCAAGCTCTTCAAAAGGATCATCTTTGGGTGATGGATTATGAGAACAAAGAAGAATTAAAACGAATTTTTGAACAAGATAAAATCAAGTTTTTTATGTTGTTGTTGAACTCCTATAATAGAAAAATCACTCTTAGCCAAATCAAAAAAGAACTCTTTGAAAAAAAATTATTAACGGAAAAAGAATGGAATAAATGGTGGCAAGAAACTCGCAAACTCCTGAAAGAAAATCCAATGTTTGGTTTTAATCCGAAAAAACGTGATGAAATCTTGATGTGGGAAAGAGAACTTAGTTATTCAGAAGAATTGGAAAACAAATTTAATAACGTCAAAGAATGGGAGAAAAAATTAGAAATTGCCATCGAAAGCATTACCATGAGTCCAGAACTTACAGAAAAAGCAGCCGAAACCATTGCTGAATATTTTCTCGCTCAAGAAAGCAAAATGGATCCTCGAGATGATAAGAAAAAAGTAATTGAAATATTCTTATTCTTCGAGTACTTTAAGCAAGTATTTCCTGATAATCCAATTCCCAAAGAAAGAAAAAACAAAAAAGAACATATCATTGAAATCATTAAAGGCATGGATGATGAGGAAATAGTAAAATTTTTCGAAGAACTCAAAATCACAGAATTTAAAAAAGGTTATGTGGATCTCGTCATTGAATCAAAAGAGAACTATCCAGAGCTCCTAAAGAAAATCCTTTTCGAAGGTACGATCAAGATTCACAAATACATCATTGATGAGTTGGATAAACGAAACCATAAAGAATTACTCTCGGATTTTTTATACAGCTTGTTTAGGAAATATAAAGAAAATCCTGAGCTATTTTTATGGTTTGGTAAGAACATCATTCATAATAACTGGGAAGAAGAGTATGATTGGATTTCAATTTCAAAATACGATTTTATTCTACAGCTTTTTAGATTAATAAAGTTTTTGTCAAAATTAGATATACGAGGAAATAAATTGAGAAACTCTGCGATTGAAGCTATTTTTGGAACAACAAACATTAATCTTGAAACTTTAGAAAAATCAAAACTCAAAGAATTTATACAAAATGGTAGCGAAGATTTTGTTTTGAAATTGTATATAATTTTTAGAGATACTCCTAATATTCCTCAAGCTCATAAAGAAAATTTATGGGAATTCATCAAAAAAATCAAACCTGATATTTCTTTGATATCAATGCAAGAAGAGATAGAAGAAGAAGTGGTAAGTCTACTTCCACCAGAAGATATTGTATACATAACAAAAGAAGCTATCGAAAAGCTAAGAAAGCATCTTGATCATCTAATTTATGTTGAAATGCCTGAGAATGCAAGAGAAATAGGAGAAGCTCAAGAAAAAGGTGACTTACGAGAAAATGCTGAATACAAAGCGGCATTAGAACGTCAAGATAAACTAAGAGCTGAGATCAAAAAATTAGAAGAAGAACTCAAGAAAGTAAGACCCATAGATCCCGATAAGATACGCACAGATTTAGTTTCTATTGGAACAAAAGTAACATTAAAAGATCACGAAGGAAATTCCTTACAATACACAATCTTGGGACCTTGGGATACTGACCCTGAATTGAATATCATTTCCTATGCTTCTCCTTTAGGTAAGAGTTTGATTGGAAAGAGGGTAGGAGATATTGCCCAACTTAGTTCAGAAAAAACTTTTACTATAGAGAAAATTGAAAAGGCTATCGAATAA
- the scpB gene encoding SMC-Scp complex subunit ScpB, whose protein sequence is MDHYRGLIEAILFLADEPLSVATIARQIKLDKTNTRILLDSLVDEYLERNGGLQIREIAGGYRMTTSDRYVEDLKKIIKPKNTEKLSKSLLETLAIICYKQPITLPEIEEIRGVNSRAMVSTLLQKNLIKPQGYKPVPGRPTLYVTTKEFLIKFNLNSLADLPPLKDLKELPFDDIDEIEL, encoded by the coding sequence ATGGATCATTATCGAGGCTTGATAGAGGCGATTCTTTTTCTAGCGGATGAACCATTAAGTGTAGCTACCATTGCAAGACAAATCAAACTAGATAAAACCAATACAAGGATATTATTAGATTCTTTAGTAGATGAATACTTAGAAAGAAATGGGGGATTGCAAATAAGAGAAATTGCGGGAGGGTATCGTATGACAACATCGGATCGATATGTAGAGGATTTGAAAAAAATCATCAAACCCAAAAATACAGAAAAATTATCCAAATCCCTTCTTGAGACTTTAGCCATCATTTGTTATAAACAACCAATCACGCTACCTGAAATTGAAGAAATACGTGGGGTGAATAGTCGAGCTATGGTTTCAACACTATTGCAAAAAAATCTCATCAAACCTCAAGGATATAAACCAGTTCCAGGAAGACCTACCCTTTACGTAACCACAAAAGAATTTTTGATTAAATTCAATTTAAATTCCCTGGCTGATTTGCCTCCTTTGAAGGATCTAAAAGAACTTCCTTTTGATGATATCGATGAGATTGAGCTATAA
- the cheB gene encoding chemotaxis-specific protein-glutamate methyltransferase CheB, whose product MDILIVDDSPLARVIVSDILHELPFVNRIEAVRNGKSALEVIQKQKLDLIILDVEMPVMNGIEFLQEKRMRGIEIPVIMLSSYTQKGAEITLKALELGAMDFVPKPDASRSSLKDIKEDLLKKIENFYNDFFLKKSLKEQKRAVIEKITPKKSLKDFEVLLIGASTGGPKVIFKIIRQIPRNFPLPIVIVQHMPEFFTRSFAQRLDTESSLLIFEAEDLRELEPGQAVVAKGNKHLLFRRLKERTFRIFLSDEEKYNSHRPSVDKTLLNLIELTNGKVVAIILTGMGKDGLESCRVLKEKNGFIIAQDEETSVIFGMNRRVIEEGYADVVLPDDKIVDYLLTMNEF is encoded by the coding sequence ATGGATATTCTCATTGTGGATGATTCGCCCTTAGCAAGGGTGATAGTTTCGGATATTCTTCATGAGCTTCCATTTGTTAATAGAATAGAAGCAGTAAGAAACGGAAAATCTGCTTTAGAAGTTATTCAAAAACAAAAACTTGATCTAATTATTTTAGATGTTGAAATGCCTGTGATGAATGGCATAGAGTTCTTACAAGAAAAGAGAATGAGGGGAATTGAAATCCCTGTTATTATGCTATCTTCTTATACACAAAAAGGTGCCGAAATAACTTTAAAAGCATTGGAGTTAGGAGCAATGGATTTTGTGCCAAAACCTGATGCTTCAAGAAGTTCTCTTAAAGATATCAAAGAAGATTTACTAAAAAAAATAGAAAATTTTTATAATGATTTTTTTCTAAAAAAGAGTTTAAAAGAACAAAAGAGAGCTGTAATCGAAAAAATCACCCCCAAAAAATCCTTAAAAGACTTCGAGGTTTTATTGATTGGAGCTTCCACAGGTGGACCCAAAGTAATTTTCAAGATTATTAGGCAAATTCCTCGAAATTTTCCTTTGCCAATTGTCATAGTTCAGCATATGCCAGAATTTTTTACTCGTTCTTTCGCACAGCGTTTAGATACTGAATCTTCACTCTTGATTTTTGAGGCAGAAGATCTAAGAGAGCTCGAACCAGGACAAGCCGTAGTTGCCAAAGGAAACAAACATTTATTGTTTCGTAGATTAAAAGAAAGGACTTTTCGAATATTTTTGAGTGATGAAGAAAAATACAATTCTCATCGACCTTCTGTTGATAAAACATTATTGAATCTAATAGAACTAACGAATGGTAAAGTGGTTGCTATCATCCTCACAGGAATGGGGAAGGATGGTTTGGAGTCTTGTAGAGTATTAAAAGAAAAAAATGGTTTCATTATCGCTCAGGATGAGGAAACAAGTGTGATTTTTGGTATGAATCGAAGGGTAATTGAAGAAGGGTATGCAGATGTAGTTTTGCCTGATGACAAAATTGTTGATTATTTGCTTACAATGAATGAATTTTAG